The region TAATTTACTTATATCAACTTACTAACTATAATTATATTATAAAAATGAGGAAAATTAAGGAGCACTAAATGATTATTTTATTAACAATTATAGTTTCTTTTCTGTTTGGTTCTATTCCAACAGGATACTTAATTACAAAGAAATTGTGTGGAATCGATATAAGAACTAAGGGCAGTGGAAATATAGGCTCAACAAACGTAAAAAGAATTGTTGGGACTAAACTTGCAATTCTTACTCAGGCAGGAGACGTTATAAAGGGAATAATACCGATGATTTTAGGAATTTATTTATCAAAAACTATAAAGCTACCTGTAACAACTGAAGTTTATCTTTCCATTATCCCAATAGCCTGTGTTTTGGGCCATGATTATACACCCTTTCTTGGCTTTAATGGTGGTAAAGGAGTAAATACAACACTCGGTGCCTACTTTTTAATTGCACCGCTTCCAGTTTTACTTGGAGTGCTAATTCATTTTATACTGCTCTTATTTACGAAAATTGTAGCTATAAGATCAATTGTACTAGGTATATCCATACCGTTAACATGCGCCATAATGAAGCTTCCCCTTCCAATAATAATTTCTGCTTCACTTGCCAGTATACTATTGATATATAGGCATAAAGATAACATAAAAAACGAAATAACATTGATAAAGTAATATCATTTTAATATTACAAATCAATGTTATTCCACTCTCTTTTAAATACAAAAACTATGTTATTTTATAATCTTAATAACTCCAGCCTTTCTTTCATGTTCCTTTGGTTCCTCTGCTGGATATCCGATTGATGCCATTCCCCAGACAATATGATTTTGAGGTATATCAAGGCTTGTTAATACCTCTCTTACTTCTTTCTCGTCACATATAGTTTTAAGTTGATTGATCCAGCATGACCCTATGCCTAAAGAATGTGCCATTAAGAATATATTTTCTAATGCACATGCAGAATCAGCAAGTCCATTTGAATTTTCCTTATCATTAGATACTAGAATTAAAGTTGCTGGCTTATAAAAATTATAGCTTTCACCTTTTCCTATAGCTTTTCTAACTACCTTTGCAAGGAGTTCTATTTTCTCTTTGTTTTGAACAGCTGTGAACTTCCATGTCTGTTTATTCATACCACTTGGAGCATATGCTGCTGCTTTTAAAATTAATTCTAATTCCTCATCTTTTATCTGATCTTCCTTAAATTTTCTAACACTTCTTCTTGTTAAAATATTCTGTAAAATCTCATTCATAATAATCTTCTCCCTTCAATATATAATTACAATCTTATTATATATTTATATATGCAATCTAACCAGTAATTTATTAAAATATATTTTTATACTTTGAAATAAAAATATTTGTTTTAGGTATTCAAAATTTAATTTAATAATATGCCTAAAATATGCCTTTAAAAATTCAAACTTTATTGTAAAATAATATTATAGAGAAAACAGTTTAACTTAGATTTTCCAATAATTTTTCCCTATTAGTATAAAATGCTTGCTGTCTTATGGGAGGGAATTACAATGTTAAAAGTAACTAAATTAAATTTAGAAGAAGTACTTGTATTGGAATACGACATTAAAGAAGATAATAGATCAATTTTTCATAGAACTTTTTCAAAAAAGCAATTAGAAGAAGCAGGGGTTAAAAGCAACTTTGTTGAAGAAATCTTATATAATATACCAAAAAAAGACACTGTATATGGAATTCATTTTCAAAATCACCCTAAAGCTCAAGAAAAATTGCTATATTGTACAAAAGGACGTGAGTTAGACTTTGCAATTGATTTGCGCCACACCTCAAAAACATTTAAAAAGTGGGTTTGTGTAGAGCTTAATCCTGAAAGTGGGAAACAAATATATATACCAGCAGGTTTTGGTCATGCTTTTTTATCTTTAGAAGATGATACTCAACTAGCTATGAGAATTGATACCTATTTCGACCCAGCTTTATCAAAATCCATAAAATATAATGATCCAGAACTTAATATTAATTTCAGCGTTTCAAATCCTATCCTTTCAGATAAAGATAAAAATGCCCCAAATTTAAAGGATTGTAATTGTAATTTGTAAGCACATAATCCGTGCACAAAATAATACTGAAAATGGTATACTAGAAATCGTTAAATCGTTAAGAAATTATTAGATGACATCAGCTAAATGTAGTAATAATCATAAAGAGTATGATGTCAATATACAAACTGGAGATGAATTAATGTGAAAAAGACAATTGGAATACTCGCAGGAATGGGACCCAGATCTACAGCTCCTTTTATAGACCTTGTTGTGGATGAATGTCAGAAACAGTATGGAGCAAAAAATGATAATGATTTTCCTAAAATGATGATATATTCACTCCCAACACCTTTTTATGTTGATAGGCCAATAAATCATAAAGCAATGAAGGAAACTATAATAGAAGGACTTCAAAAGCTTGAAAAAGCGGGCGTAGATTTTATAGCAATGCCCTGCAATTTTGCGCATATTTATTTTGAAGAACTGCAAAAATCAATTAATATACCACTCTTAAACATTGTAGAAGAAACAGTAAAAAAGCTTCCTAAAAGCAGTAGAAAAATAACCCTGTTCGCAACAAATTCTACATATGAATTTGGAATTTATCAAAATGGAATAAAAAAATATGGACATGAATTTGCGTTTAAAAACAAATGGCAGGTCACATTAAATAACTTAATCAAAAATATAAAAATAAACAAGGACGATGAAAAAAACGTTGAGACTTTAAAGGCTCTAATTAATGAAGTAAAAGAAGAAGATATTGAAAATATTATAATAGGCTGTACAGACATAAATCCTGTTTTAAAAAAGCTTTCGCCAGAAATTAATATTATAGATTCTTCAAAATGCCTGGCAGAGGCTGTTATAAAAAAGTATTTAAAATAATAATTCTATATGAAAGGACAGAGAAAATCTTATGAAATTAAAAGTTTATACCGTAAATGCTTTTGCAAAATCCCCTAACGGCGGCAACCCTGCCGGAGTAGTTATGAATGCTGATACTTTATCTGAAAACGACATGAAAAAAATATCTAAAATTATTGGCTTCAGTGAAACTGCTTTTGTAATGAAATCAAATTGTGCAGATTTTAAAGTAAGATTTTTCACTCCAAATAGTGAGGTTGATCTTTGTGGACATGCTACTATTGGAACTTACCACACTCTATTAAGTGAAGGCTATATAAAACCCGGCAATTATTCTCAAGAAACTAAAGCAGGAATACTGAATATTAGTATAAATAAGGATACTTTAATAATGATGAATCAAACAATTCCCAACTTTTATCATATTATTCCAAAAGAAGAAATAGCAGACTCCTTAAACTTAACTCTAAATGAAATAGAAGAGACTCTGCCTGTTCAAATAGTTTCAACAGGTCTAAAGGATATATTGGTTCCAATAAAAAATATGAAAATACTAGATTCCATGAAACCAAATTTCAAAAAAATTGAGCAGATAAGCCGCAAATATAACGTAATTGGTTATCACGCTTTTACTCTTGAAACTCTCTATGGATCAAATGCTCATTGTAGAAACTTCGCTCCATTATATGACATACCAGAAGAATCGGCTACTGGCACTTCCAGTGGAGCTCTTGGATGTTACCTATATAAATACGGAAAAATAAGTTTAAACCAATGCCAAAATATTATTTTTGAGCAAGGTTATTCTATGAAGAAGCCATCGGAAATAATTGCTTTGTTAAATATTAAAAATAATAAAATTGTTGAAGTAAAAGTTGGCGGTAAGGCATTAAACTTGGCTTCAAGAGATCTTGAGATATAAATACTGCAAAGTAATAGTATTTTGAAATATTGAATAAAAATACTATTACTTCGCTTAAAATAAAAATCTTGTATCTACTCTTTTCTATATACAGCTGGCTTAACATATCTATATCTACTTTCATCCCTGTTAATTGTTTCTGAATGCCCTATAAAAAGATATCCTCCTGGCTCCGTTAAATCATAAAATTTATTTATTAACTTAGTCCTAGTTTCATTATTAAAATAAATCATTGCATTTCTGCAAAATATCACATGAAATTTCTTTTTAAAGGGAAATTTTCTATTCATAAGATTTAGCCTTCTATATATAACTTCATTTTTAATCTTATCCTTAACTTCATAATTCTTATCTTGAATTTTTTTAAGATAATTCATTTTCCAGATACATGGCAAATCTTTCACATTATCCTCGTTATAAATTCCTTTCTTTGCAATATTAAGAACCTTTGTTGATAAGTCTGTTGCTAGCACTTTTGTATCCCAATTTGCTTTTTCATCAGAAAAAAATTCATCTAATATCATAGCAATAGTATATGCTTCCTCCCCAGAAGAGCACGCAGCACACCAAATACGCAAATCCCTGTTTGTTACCTTTTTCTTTAAGTACGGAAGTACCTCATTTTTAAAATAATAAAAGTGATCAGATTCTCTCATAAAAAATGTATGATTAGTAGTAACGACATTAATAAATCTAGATAATTTACTTCCACTTTTATCACTAATAACTTTGTTGTAATATTCTGTAAAGTTATTACACTTTTCTTCGTATAAAACCTTTTCAAGCTTATTACCTAATATTTCCTTCTTTTCTTCCTTTATAAATATACCAAAATTCTGATTTATAAAACTAGACAGCTTTTTAAATTCATCTTCTGTCATATGAATCATAAAATCTCCTACCTTTATTGTAATTTTATCAATTCAAATTCTAAGTTAAACATGTATAATGAACATTTTAAGACTATATATAGTTTAAATTACGTATGATAATCCACTTAGTATTTTCCAAATTCATTATCACTTAAATCTATTTTCTCTACATTCTTAAACGCTGTATCTTTCCTTAAAGCTTCTTTATTTTTACTCATTGATTTTAGCATACTTAAAACTTCTGGATTGATTTCATTATTATACGGCCCTGAATATTCATTTATTTTCTTTAACTTAAATTTTGAAACCTGTTCCTGTAGAAGTTTTGCCTGTCCTGCAAGTTCCTCACTTGCTGTTGCACTTTCTTCCGATGTAGCTGAATTTTCCTGAACAACTTGTGATACCTGAATTACTCCTTGATTTATTTGTTCAAGGGCTGAAGCTTGCTCTGTTGATGCTGTAGATATTTGTTTAATAATATCTGATACTTTTCCAATTCCCCCTACAATATCATCCAATGCAGTTGCAGTTTCATTTGCAATTTTAGTACCCTGTTCTACCTTTTTAATAGAATTTTCTATCATCTCTGTTGTCTCCTTAGCTGCATTTGCAGATCTTGCAGCTAAATTTCTTACTTCTTCTGCAACTACCGCAAAACCTTTACCATGCTGACCAGCTCTTGCTGCCTCTACTGCTGCATTAAGGGCAAGAATATTAGTTTGAAAAGCAATATCATCTATAACCTTTATTATTTTGGATATGTTTTCTGAAGACGTATTTATTTCTTCCATACTTACAAGCATTTGCTTCATTTGCTCGTTTCCATTCTCCGCATTTTCCTTGACATTAGAAGATAACTCATCAGCCCTCTTAGCATTATCTGCATTAAGATTAGTTTGAGATGACACTTCTTCAATTGACGAGGTTAGTTCTTCTACCGAGCTCGCCTGCTCTGCCGCCCCCTGTGAAAGTGCTATACTTGAATCCGATATCTGTTTAGAGCCTATTGCCACTTGATTTGATGAAGCATTAATACTATTAAGAACATCATTAAGCTTCTCAGACATCCTTTTAAACGCCTGTGCCAAAATTCCAATTTCATCTTTAGAATCTAAACTTATATTTATATTGAGATCCCCTTCTGATATTGCATTTGCATCTTTTATAAGTTTCTTTATAGGAACACTTATAGAGCGTGAAATAACTATTCCTAGTATTATCCCCAATGCTGCACCTATAAAAATAAATACAATAATCATTTTTTTGCCATAACTTGCAGTTTCATCATTACTTTCGGAATTGATTTTAGCATGTTCCTTTTTTAAATTTGATATATTGTTTAATGCCACTTGAACATCATTTTGCTTAGCTGTAAGCTTTGAACTTGCAAGATTAATTGCCTCTTGATTGTTTCCCCTTTCTGCCAGCTCAAATGCCTGCTTTAGCCCTTCCATATACTCTTTTTTACTGCTTTTAAGTTTATCTGCATCTCTTTTCCCCTCATCTGTTGATAACGTTTTTGAAAATTCGTCAAGTTTTGCATCAAATTCATCACTATAGCTATTTATATTATCTTCATACTGTTTTATATCCTCTTGCTTGCTTGACATAAGCACATCCCTCAATCTAGCTCTAATAGAACCAAAATCATATGTTATCGTAACAAGCTTATTTAGTGGCTCAACATTATTTTCATACATCAGAGTATCATTTGTGTTTATTGTGTTTATTTGTACTAATCCAACAATTCCTATTACCCCAGCAATTAAAATCATAATTATAAAACTTATCGAAAGTTTAACACCTATTTTTAAGTTCTTAAAGATATTCATAAATTCTTCCCCCTTTTATATATCTTGCAAATTTTTTACATCATCATATTTAAGTAATTTATTACAATCTAATATAAGTTTTATACCACTATTTGTTTTTCCTATAGCCCTTATGTACTCGTTATTATACCTACTTATTTCAGGAGGACTTACTATTTCAGAATCTGGTATATTTACTACCTCAGATACACCATCTACAATAAGACCTACAAAAACATCTTCTAATTCGATAATTATAATGCATGTCCTATCATTATATTTTTTCTCCTTTTTCTTAAATCTCAGCCTTACATCCATTACAGGTATAATCTTTCCCCTTAGGTTTATTATCCCCTTTATATACTCCGGCAGCTCCGGTATTTTACTTATATCCTGTATTACAATTATTTCTATAACATGTTTTATTTCTATACCATAAAACTCATTTTCTATTGTGAAGGTTAGAAATTTATCTTTTTGTGTATCTTCTTCTATTAACTCCTC is a window of Clostridium pasteurianum DNA encoding:
- the plsY gene encoding glycerol-3-phosphate 1-O-acyltransferase PlsY, giving the protein MIILLTIIVSFLFGSIPTGYLITKKLCGIDIRTKGSGNIGSTNVKRIVGTKLAILTQAGDVIKGIIPMILGIYLSKTIKLPVTTEVYLSIIPIACVLGHDYTPFLGFNGGKGVNTTLGAYFLIAPLPVLLGVLIHFILLLFTKIVAIRSIVLGISIPLTCAIMKLPLPIIISASLASILLIYRHKDNIKNEITLIK
- a CDS encoding nitroreductase family protein, with amino-acid sequence MNEILQNILTRRSVRKFKEDQIKDEELELILKAAAYAPSGMNKQTWKFTAVQNKEKIELLAKVVRKAIGKGESYNFYKPATLILVSNDKENSNGLADSACALENIFLMAHSLGIGSCWINQLKTICDEKEVREVLTSLDIPQNHIVWGMASIGYPAEEPKEHERKAGVIKIIK
- a CDS encoding dTDP-4-dehydrorhamnose 3,5-epimerase family protein; its protein translation is MLKVTKLNLEEVLVLEYDIKEDNRSIFHRTFSKKQLEEAGVKSNFVEEILYNIPKKDTVYGIHFQNHPKAQEKLLYCTKGRELDFAIDLRHTSKTFKKWVCVELNPESGKQIYIPAGFGHAFLSLEDDTQLAMRIDTYFDPALSKSIKYNDPELNINFSVSNPILSDKDKNAPNLKDCNCNL
- a CDS encoding aspartate/glutamate racemase family protein, coding for MKKTIGILAGMGPRSTAPFIDLVVDECQKQYGAKNDNDFPKMMIYSLPTPFYVDRPINHKAMKETIIEGLQKLEKAGVDFIAMPCNFAHIYFEELQKSINIPLLNIVEETVKKLPKSSRKITLFATNSTYEFGIYQNGIKKYGHEFAFKNKWQVTLNNLIKNIKINKDDEKNVETLKALINEVKEEDIENIIIGCTDINPVLKKLSPEINIIDSSKCLAEAVIKKYLK
- a CDS encoding PhzF family phenazine biosynthesis protein, giving the protein MKLKVYTVNAFAKSPNGGNPAGVVMNADTLSENDMKKISKIIGFSETAFVMKSNCADFKVRFFTPNSEVDLCGHATIGTYHTLLSEGYIKPGNYSQETKAGILNISINKDTLIMMNQTIPNFYHIIPKEEIADSLNLTLNEIEETLPVQIVSTGLKDILVPIKNMKILDSMKPNFKKIEQISRKYNVIGYHAFTLETLYGSNAHCRNFAPLYDIPEESATGTSSGALGCYLYKYGKISLNQCQNIIFEQGYSMKKPSEIIALLNIKNNKIVEVKVGGKALNLASRDLEI
- a CDS encoding CheR family methyltransferase — its product is MIHMTEDEFKKLSSFINQNFGIFIKEEKKEILGNKLEKVLYEEKCNNFTEYYNKVISDKSGSKLSRFINVVTTNHTFFMRESDHFYYFKNEVLPYLKKKVTNRDLRIWCAACSSGEEAYTIAMILDEFFSDEKANWDTKVLATDLSTKVLNIAKKGIYNEDNVKDLPCIWKMNYLKKIQDKNYEVKDKIKNEVIYRRLNLMNRKFPFKKKFHVIFCRNAMIYFNNETRTKLINKFYDLTEPGGYLFIGHSETINRDESRYRYVKPAVYRKE
- a CDS encoding methyl-accepting chemotaxis protein, producing the protein MNIFKNLKIGVKLSISFIIMILIAGVIGIVGLVQINTINTNDTLMYENNVEPLNKLVTITYDFGSIRARLRDVLMSSKQEDIKQYEDNINSYSDEFDAKLDEFSKTLSTDEGKRDADKLKSSKKEYMEGLKQAFELAERGNNQEAINLASSKLTAKQNDVQVALNNISNLKKEHAKINSESNDETASYGKKMIIVFIFIGAALGIILGIVISRSISVPIKKLIKDANAISEGDLNINISLDSKDEIGILAQAFKRMSEKLNDVLNSINASSNQVAIGSKQISDSSIALSQGAAEQASSVEELTSSIEEVSSQTNLNADNAKRADELSSNVKENAENGNEQMKQMLVSMEEINTSSENISKIIKVIDDIAFQTNILALNAAVEAARAGQHGKGFAVVAEEVRNLAARSANAAKETTEMIENSIKKVEQGTKIANETATALDDIVGGIGKVSDIIKQISTASTEQASALEQINQGVIQVSQVVQENSATSEESATASEELAGQAKLLQEQVSKFKLKKINEYSGPYNNEINPEVLSMLKSMSKNKEALRKDTAFKNVEKIDLSDNEFGKY
- a CDS encoding chemotaxis protein CheW; protein product: MAEEELIEEDTQKDKFLTFTIENEFYGIEIKHVIEIIVIQDISKIPELPEYIKGIINLRGKIIPVMDVRLRFKKKEKKYNDRTCIIIIELEDVFVGLIVDGVSEVVNIPDSEIVSPPEISRYNNEYIRAIGKTNSGIKLILDCNKLLKYDDVKNLQDI